The following nucleotide sequence is from Glycine max cultivar Williams 82 chromosome 9, Glycine_max_v4.0, whole genome shotgun sequence.
ATTGGCCGTTCAACTTGTAGGTCTCGATGAGGCCATACATCTTCTTCATCTCGGCCTTCTCTTCCAAGTCCTTCGACTCCTTCCTCCTGTCTCCAGCCACCACCACCAGGTTCACCAACTCGCGGAGGCGTGCGTTCTTCCCGTACCACTCGACAAGCCCCGTGATGTTCTTCACACGGTCAAGCCTTGCCATGGTGAAGATTATTGGTTTGTTGCGGTCCTTCAATACGCATCTGTTACAATCATGATACAGAGAAAACGTTTAATTTCTATGCACTATCAGTATAAAACTCTTAATTGTCCGTGCATACAGTTGAAGCTGTTTTACTAGAGAAATTTCATGTTCCTAACTAAAGATTTTTTGTACTAAAAAACATCTTCCTTGAACAAATGTtctattatgaaaaaattgtgGGGGGTTGAAGATACAAGGGAGAGAGACTTACATGTGTTCCTCATTCTCCACTGAGCTGTAAAGAAGCTCTTCAATGTCAGAGTGGAATTCTGTTAACCTACGCTCAGTTTCAGTGTATGGGAAGTATATACCCATGTCTGCACCGGGAGAGACAATGTTGAACTTTGGATCAAATGGATCAATACCGTGAACAACACGGTAAAGTCCTGGAAGGGTGAAGGCAGTGTGACTCTCATACTGTCCAACAGTGTCCTTGCTGTAAGAAGAAATAACACAGATGCAAGAATTAATTTCATTAAGCTAATCACTGAATAGAAAAGTGGATTTAAAACATAGTGAATAAAGTGAAAAAGTAGCTCACCTTCCAGCAATCTCTTGGAAGGTGCTGGTGATGATAAAGTCTGTGTGGTTCATTGCAAAAAGATCAGCAGTAAATTGGCATGAGAAATGAtatttctcttcaaattttttCCAGTAAATGTCAGACTCAGGGTACTTGGTCTTTTCTAGAGCATGAGCAATGGTACACTGCatttttgtcattaaattaagAGAAGAAGCTTAATCAGGTTCCAGACTATAGTGTTCAAAAAAGGTTGTGACAACATTAACTAGTAAGTAGGTGTCTTTATAGACAAACCTGAGTTACTCCTAATTTATGTGCTAACAAAGAGGCAACAATGTTTCCATCACTGTAGTTTCCAACAATCAGATCTGGCTTGGCTTGCAACTCCTTGGCAAGTTCAAGGGCGACATCCTAATATTGACAAGAAATTATAGTTAGATTGGAAGTTGATTCAAAGTGAAAACATGAAAAATGCTTGAACCGTGTCAAAGTTTTGAGTAAAAGCTAAATTTCACTAAATGCTTGAACCGTGTCAAAGTTTTGAGTAAAAGCTAAAATTCACCTCAGTGTAAGTCTCTAGGTATGGCCAGACTTCGAATCTTGAGATCCATTTGCGAACAATTCCCTTTTCTGTTCTGAAAGGAACTCTGAGAATGTCACAATATTCAGTATCATATACCCTCTCTAGACGTTGGCCACAGGTAGTTCCTACTGCATCAGGGAGAAGACGAGTGATCTGCATTTAACACAATTCACAGGCTCAAGTTAGAGAAATATCCATTAGTTATACTACTCTAGCaaaattaacatattaacaactaatatttgcagataaaaaaaaaagtacactaGGACATACAATGAGAATACGAGGGGTGATATCAAGGCCTTGTTTCTTGATGCGGTTGAGCATCTCATTCTCCAAGGCACGAACTTGATCCAAGATGTAAACAACCTGAATTATACAATCAACAATTTAAACCATGTCTCACTCAACCTAGATAGGTACCAAAAATAGTGTGAAAATTACTAGAAATGTTTATCTCAACTCAACTAACCTGTCCACCAGTGTCAGGGTATCCCAAGACATTATCTTGGGCAAAGTAACCATGGGGAGAAAGGATAACAACATTGAAGACCATAGGGACTCTTCCAAGGAATGTCTCGAGGGTGCAAGGGTCAGGTGCCTCAAGAAGGTCCAGGAGAAGCTGGATCATCTCGAGGACACGCTCGGCAGTGTCACCCCACCCCCTCTCCAGACCAATCTCCCGGAATCTGTTCTCGAATTCCGAGTAGGGTGTTTCAGGAGCAACTGAAATCAGATACTCTTCTgcttttctcaaaacatgttggAGAGAATCCAGGCTTTGAACTTTGTCATTCAACATCATGGTCTGGAACAAACAAACCATTATTCATTACAATCAAAGCAACTTGTCAAAACAAAATTGCAAAGGAATTATCATTGCATATCATCTTTATATAGAAAAGTTGCAGACTTATTAGATTTGCACATGATCCATAGTCCAAGCCAAAACATTGATGTGAAAACACCATTGGATATTCAAGTCATTAAACAATGAGAAGAATGTGACTTCTAAAGCAATAACTATTAATTGGCAATAAATATGGGTAGTAGTACTAGTACCATGTGAATTAAATTCATGTAGTGCACAATGTCTATAGATACTAAATTGGACAATTGATAACTCCCAAGTCCCAAGCATACACttcaaaaagggaaagaaaaaaaaatatatacctttcCCTTATAACTGTGAAGCCTGAGGAACTCAAGCAGTGGCTGCATGCTCTCCTTGTCATGGAAGAGCTTGGCCGAAAGGTGGCGGTTGAGGAACTCGACGCCATTTCCAATGGACTTGTTCAGAGTTGGGCGAGGGAAGGATGCATTAAACGGTTCAAAGTCCAACTCAAGCACAAAGTTGCCGTTTGAACTGCAtcatcaaaagtgagaaaaaaaaaaaaaacatgttaaattATCTTGACATGCATAGCATTTGTCCATATAAAGTTGGTTGGATagttaagaaagaagaaaaagaaaaaagatcgtGGGTTCGATTCGATTCTTTCtgttaagaaaaactaacaactaacatttaacaaataaaaatgaaaaactctgaACCTTACCTTCCCTCAACAAGCTCCTCCTTGAAACGCAGATACTCAGCAGGACGAAGCTCATCAACAACAAGCATGTGCACATTCACACGCAGATATTCCCATACACCAGGCCTTGGTCGAACAGCAAGAGCTACAAATGGTGGCAGCACTATGGCTTCCTAcacagaacaaaaagaaaaacaacaaaatgaaacacAAAGTCTAAAACTTATAACAAAAAACGTCTTTGAATATAACAGCCCAAAGGTTCCGACCGCAATTTAGACTGCAACATCAAAAAATTTTAACTGTCCGTGACCACAATTGGGACCGCGATTTGTCGATATATCAACAAACGagatatttaaaaccttgaccCCAcataaagaagaaacaaaaggcAAAAAAAGTTACCTGTGTGGATCTCAAAACTTCTCCAAAGACACCATCTTGGAGTTTCTTTCTGCTCTCCTCagggatttcttcaaactctgcAACCACTTGGTGATGTTGCAGGATTCCCTTGCCCTTGGCTTCAAGCCTGTTATTATTATAACAAGATTGttagtataattttattaaatccttataagaaagttaattattaatggagaaggaaaagcttttttttcttttttcttttttttaccttgACAGAAGGGCCAAAATTTCGTTCCTGTGACCAGTGAGAGTTTCATCAAACCTCTCGCGGAAAGAGTGAGAGTGTGTCAAAGGATGATTTGCCATTTCTTCAGAAGTTCGTCACTGcaacaagagaaaaaagaagccTAAGAAAAACTGATTAGAACTGTATGCAACAAGTCACCATAAAAAGGATAAGGCTTAGTCaccaaaagtcaaaaaccaaaaccaaaacaatgtggaatttttttaatctttctagAAGACAGTATTGGATTCCAAGGCCTACCAGTAAGTACCCCCTCTCACCAACCACAggtccaaaaaaataaacattgatcACAAATCATGTACCTTATTTGAACTACAATCACTAACAAATGCTTGaacttcaatttaaaatttttaaattgatcaTTGCAGGATCAAAAACCTCTTAAACCCCAGAAACAGCATGCATCCAAAACATAACCATAAAAATGAGAAACCAACAAAGAAGATCTTAGTTCAAGGCCAGTCGGcagacaaaatcaaaattatttttttgtattcttatctttattttgttttcatttgtttataatttaattcaatttaatttaaaaaagggCATTCCCACAAAACCTCAGAACGGTCTTCCCAGTTCCAGAAACCAAGTATGAAGTGCAGAATGGTAATTCCAATGAAAATGAGCCAAAAACTAACAAAGACAGCACCCCAAAACCGAACTAGAATTCAAAACTAAGAACTAGAAACCCAGGATCATGTCTCAGACTCTGATCCAATGGTTGCAACACAGAGATTGTGCTAGATCTTAGTGTTGCAGAGCAGAAGCTAATGTGGCAAAGTAATAAGGGAACGAGAAATGAACAGAATGATAGTAACTAATAACAAAGGAacagagggaaaaaaaaaacagaacagaAAACAGAGGAAAGAACAGAGGAAGTAAAAAGAATACCTATGAAAACAGAATGAACGCAAAAAAGGAAGGGGTGAAGgggaaaatgaaatgaatgaatgaagaatGAAGTTGAGGAGGTGTTAATTTATAGGCAAGGAGCGCGAAACAGAACAAGAGAAAACGtacaagagaaaaagaaagaaaaaagaggaaaaccaTTATTTTCACCAAATTCAACAAAGTCCAAAAACTTTCTCTCTCTCCACCAAGGACGAATATGTAAAtgtgcaaatgcaatgcacCACGTAGAAATCATATTCTACACGTAGTTTCTATATTTTGGAATACGATAAATTAGTCTTGTGCGTTTAGCTAcggtttttataaataattgactcagaaataaataaaatctaatgttagtaaaaggagtttttttaaaaaaaaatgtagattaTATTAAACCAAAAATGATATAACAATAAACGAGACATACCTCATAACtacaaaaaagtaaaagtcTTCCAAATACAAGAATGTCTAaatcaagatgctaaaacaaatggTGTGCTTGTCTATAGATAAGAAATTTAATCTTATTAATAAactctattacagaaaattgataattttcaaaaatcaatttgttTCTAGACAGTTCAGATGTAGTAGATTGTAAATGTTATAGTCAGGCAACGAAATTTTTCTTAAACACCTGACGTGGACCTGTCCTTAATTAAGGAGTCAGTAATGCGTTACAAAGAAATAAAACTTCTGCGGGAGCCAAATCACAATGTGAGCATTTGACTCAGCCtcatttaaacataaattttaatgaacGTTGGAAGgagttattttatcttttacctTTTAATCGAACACCGGTATGAATTATCCCTTaaaatgtgattaattaaataaataaaatgtaaaattgaaCTTTCTTGTTGATTTATTAGTTAGTTAcagtaaatataatttttatatttatctgaTAAGCATTGGAAGAAGctctcttttaaatatattaatttttaaaaaaatagttatatggTTACTTGAAATTTACTATCTACACAACGTAAAATAAAAGGGACAATCATTTTAGGACATGTCAACATGCTATAGCAACGTTTTATCCTACATTTGCGGATTTAACtcaaaaatgttttctttttggcACCTAGATTTAAGTATTcacttttcatgttttttttatgtggAAAAAAGTAGTCACTTTTCATCATAAACTcggatatatatttaataaatgagaATATCTAAGAAATATTTGTGTATAGCACataaatgtaataataaatgcaaagtcaaaaataaaatcaatgcaTATATTGAATTGATGGGTGGTGAAAAAATTCTAGATAGTTTGGTTATACACTTATACATTCACATGTAAGCaaaattgttgcttcttcttgtACAAGAAAATTCTAGATCGGATATATATACAAGTAACAACGAAGGTAGATATTGTACAGCTGAAAAATTCAAGAtattaatttatctaataaaacaCTATAGTACACAAGCCAAAATTTGTAAACTCCCAATGAAGAAGAGTTAGTCATACATGTtaccagaagaagaagaaaaataagaaaagggtAAAATAGAAGGGATTCGGAGTCACTTTACTTCCTCATCCACCAATACATTGTTCGAATTTGAGATTGAAAGGTAAAATTATTGCCTCTGTTTCCGTGAAAGAACCTTCATTATTATTACAGCTAACCTGTAGTGGTTTCGTTGTTGTTTTCACAAAccacattcttttttttctattagaCAAACCACTTTTTTTACTCTCTCTGGatctctcttttacttttttttaatttaatttatccgggttttttttcaagttcagccgtttaattttattatttgatttgataatattaataagtTCTCTTTTTGGTTGATAAGTAATAATTACGATACTGTATTATAGTACAATGTATTGTCGTCAGCCAAGGTTTCTTATGCGGTGCCTGTAGTATCTGACTTAGTGCCATGTTTTGAACCTTTTTTCatggatttattttattttattttaaagtttaaatattgTCGTCCACTTCAACCAGAAACAGTTGTTACATTAGGCAATACAACATGCGAGGAATTTTCTACATAAAGGTTTTATTTAGGGAGAGAGATcaagttgtgtgtgtgtgtgtgtgatggaTCCAGTTTCAAAAGAAACTGCATGGTGAgcttcataaataaatataaaaaatggcaCGGTGTGTAGTTGCAGATCTGATCATTgaagttaataaaatttaatttaatctcaaaagtcatttattaaaataaaacatctaATCATTAAAATTGACTTTCTGAGTATaccattaaaaatgaatttatttttgctgatttcattaaaattaattttgacatatataaaatattttcaaattttttaatgattttaatattaacaaaaaatttatattttagcaAATGATTTAGGTATATTTATTAATGTGCATTTAAGTTTAGCAAATtatacttaaattatttttaaaaagttgaaaCTATAATTActtgtaaaaaaattctaaaataattttatttagtaattatatataatttaaattatatatattttcaaatagtCATGTGAActtatctaaaaataataatcaactaCCACATTGATTATCAAATAGTAGTAACTACaagtaataaatttataaaaaaaataaagatttttgagtaaaattttactaaataatttatttaattttttttattctgtgtaaaaaaaaatcttaaacatcacgaaagtattttatttatacattttgGTTGGTGAAGTTATTAGCAGAAAGTCACAGAGGCACAGGCAGATGCCATGGTGAATTGGTGGGTAAAGAGACGAATTCATTATGTCGGGAGGGACCCTcttacaatt
It contains:
- the LOC100806761 gene encoding sucrose synthase; the encoded protein is MANHPLTHSHSFRERFDETLTGHRNEILALLSRLEAKGKGILQHHQVVAEFEEIPEESRKKLQDGVFGEVLRSTQEAIVLPPFVALAVRPRPGVWEYLRVNVHMLVVDELRPAEYLRFKEELVEGSSNGNFVLELDFEPFNASFPRPTLNKSIGNGVEFLNRHLSAKLFHDKESMQPLLEFLRLHSYKGKTMMLNDKVQSLDSLQHVLRKAEEYLISVAPETPYSEFENRFREIGLERGWGDTAERVLEMIQLLLDLLEAPDPCTLETFLGRVPMVFNVVILSPHGYFAQDNVLGYPDTGGQVVYILDQVRALENEMLNRIKKQGLDITPRILIITRLLPDAVGTTCGQRLERVYDTEYCDILRVPFRTEKGIVRKWISRFEVWPYLETYTEDVALELAKELQAKPDLIVGNYSDGNIVASLLAHKLGVTQCTIAHALEKTKYPESDIYWKKFEEKYHFSCQFTADLFAMNHTDFIITSTFQEIAGSKDTVGQYESHTAFTLPGLYRVVHGIDPFDPKFNIVSPGADMGIYFPYTETERRLTEFHSDIEELLYSSVENEEHICVLKDRNKPIIFTMARLDRVKNITGLVEWYGKNARLRELVNLVVVAGDRRKESKDLEEKAEMKKMYGLIETYKLNGQFRWISSQMNRVRNGELYRVICDTRGAFVQPAVYEAFGLTVVEAMTCGLPTFATCNGGPAEIIVHGKSGYHIDPYHGDHAAEILVEFFEKSKADPSHWDKISQGGLKRIHEKYTWQIYSDRLLTLTGVYGFWKHVTNLERRESKRYLEMFYALKYRKLAESVPLAIEE